ttttcctttcagtcATAAATACTTGCGTACTTCGTTATTGGATATCTTCCTCTTTCTGtgttgtattttataatttacttttgttgattttgtagGAACTAATTTTCAACTTCTTGTAACATAAACATAAGTTATGAAAGTGGGGACTCTTCTTCATGCTGCTTCTTTTGCAGACATTGTTGGCACCATTGCCAAACTAGTCAAACTATGCACTTTGCGGATCACCCGTGACAAACTCTACTTCATCCTATCGGAGCAGTTTGTCAGTGGAGGTATTAGAATATGGTGTGAGCTCCCACAGGTAATTATGGCCGTACAAAGGAATTCTGTCACTGTGTATGTAttggtatgtgtgtttgtgtatgtgtaatatTACATTTCAAGTAATTTTGCATCTCTTTAGGGCCATTTTTGTGATGAGTATGCAATGCAAGGTGTCACACCTGAGGCCAATGAAATCTACCTAGAGCTATGTCCAGAAAACGTCCTGAGGGCATTGAAAACAGGACAGTCAGCAAGATGGATAAAACTGAAgctcacaaataaacacacaccaTGTCTGACGGTGGAAGTAGAGTTGGTAAGTTGTTTGCaatatgaatgtatatatgAATGTAACATCtaatttaaaatgagaaatCAGTTTGTTGGTCCCaaataatacataaaacaacaataacttATCATAATATTGCATTTATGCTTATTATTGGTCGTTATAAAATATCAGTAATTCATATAAGAAATAATGGATTTGTACATGTTAATTTGTGACCTAACTGTTTCAGCCTTCAGTTGGGTCATACCAGCGGCTTGTGGTTCATGATATTCCAGTTACAATAATCAAACGACGCAACTGGGGTGACTACACTGAACCAGAGATACCTAATTTTGATGTACGTTTTGTccatattattttcaatttcatgTAATGTCACTGTATCAAGCCATCAACAGCTATTACAACATCTGCTACACAGTACAAATCATGGTTCAGCAagttaataaagatttatacAGCACAGAATTGCTCCACACATTCATTCCACACTTGACCCTGAAGGAATGCACTTATCAGACTGGTGAATGTTAGGAAATAATTGGTAGTCAGTAACAGCAGCAAAACTTTAGTAAAAAGTTAAAGTCCCATAACCTTGCAGCTTTGGCACTGGTGAGCTGGAAGCTGCTTGCCATGTCTAAGGCATGTCATGTAAAAAGTGGAGCACAGTCCTTCCTTTTAGTTTTTACCTTCCCTTTAAATCAGGTACACATACCTGGTAAGTGGTAGGCAAGTTTACCATTCACAGGCTTTCAAGTCCAGTACTCTGTCAGATGAATTTTCCCTTCAAggtattttaaagttaaaattttaatcaaagTGACTAGTGTGCTTCtccttattttaaaattgtcagGTTTCATTTTGGTCTTTTCCTCAGTGTTCTTCCCTACACCCCTGTTTAACTCCACCAGTCTTTATTTCTATTCTTGATTATGAATATTCattttatatgtatgttgtgtacTTGCACTTGAAGTGAACAATACTTGATTTCTTATCTAGGTCAGCATCACAATGCCTGTGTTGAAATTGTTGAAGAATGTTGTTGAGAAGATGAAAAGTCTAAGTAACTATATGGTAAGAAAACTTGATTTTGCATGAAGATAGCTTGCTAAGTTGATACAACTGTTGAAGTTTAAAATTATAGGTAAAATTTATTCTGCTGTTTTTTAAAGACATACATTGGAGATATCTATTTACCATGTGGCTGGGATTGACGGCATTGATTTAGGAAAATTGTCCTTGGAAAGTGGCTTGTTTCACAGTGGTACATGGAACTTTTCTCAACATATTTGTTTTGACACTGATAGACTCctttttaaatccatttttcCCTTCGTCATCATGTTTTCATGTTA
The Pomacea canaliculata isolate SZHN2017 linkage group LG2, ASM307304v1, whole genome shotgun sequence genome window above contains:
- the LOC112557779 gene encoding checkpoint protein HUS1-like; translation: MKFRAKLVDVTCIHQFTNIVGTIAKLVKLCTLRITRDKLYFILSEQFVSGGIRIWCELPQGHFCDEYAMQGVTPEANEIYLELCPENVLRALKTGQSARWIKLKLTNKHTPCLTVEVELPSVGSYQRLVVHDIPVTIIKRRNWGDYTEPEIPNFDVSITMPVLKLLKNVVEKMKSLSNYMILSANQKGEMKLSVETDMVAINTHFKDLFNPSWKKDGGDGGRQDKGISQQDPTDFVQARIDIKRFAQFLSSQQVNPNRVICNIIDSRLVHFYLMHDDFSLQYFMPVVSS